The Clostridia bacterium genome has a window encoding:
- a CDS encoding cyclic-di-AMP receptor, translating to MKLVFAIVHDEDGHKVMDELNKNGFSVTKLCSSGGFLRSGNMTLLVGVEKERVDEVIGIIEKKSKSRKQVFNSSLSTNGINGMFMPYPVEVVVGGATIFVTDVERFEKV from the coding sequence ATGAAACTTGTTTTTGCAATAGTTCATGATGAGGATGGCCACAAGGTAATGGATGAATTAAACAAAAACGGTTTTAGTGTAACCAAGCTGTGTTCAAGCGGCGGATTTCTACGTTCCGGCAACATGACTCTTCTGGTGGGTGTTGAAAAAGAAAGGGTTGATGAGGTCATAGGAATAATCGAAAAGAAGTCAAAAAGCCGTAAACAGGTTTTTAACTCATCTTTATCAACAAATGGTATAAACGGTATGTTCATGCCGTACCCTGTTGAGGTAGTTGTCGGCGGAGCTACGATATTTGTAACTGATGTAGAAAGGTTTGAAAAAGTATAA
- a CDS encoding YaaR family protein: MKVSENLGKSSNVLGTAGKDDRRVSDIKEAAFHGQLKRVESQNQEEKIRQLASKIVEQGQKLGKKVDIRELKIYKNLISEFLDEAMNSSLKFSKESFLDRRGRYKVYASVKKINTELEQLTEDVLKEEKDHIRILQRLDDIRGLILDLTM, translated from the coding sequence ATGAAGGTAAGTGAAAATCTTGGTAAATCTTCTAATGTACTTGGAACGGCAGGTAAGGATGACAGAAGGGTTTCCGACATAAAGGAGGCTGCATTCCACGGGCAGCTGAAGCGTGTTGAAAGCCAAAACCAGGAGGAGAAGATACGCCAGCTTGCCTCCAAGATTGTGGAACAGGGTCAGAAGCTCGGAAAGAAAGTAGATATAAGAGAACTGAAAATATATAAAAACCTTATTTCGGAGTTTCTGGACGAGGCTATGAACAGCTCTCTTAAGTTTTCAAAGGAAAGCTTTCTGGATAGAAGAGGGAGGTATAAGGTTTATGCCTCGGTAAAGAAAATCAACACCGAGCTGGAGCAGTTGACCGAGGATGTTCTCAAAGAGGAAAAGGATCATATAAGGATTTTGCAGAGGCTTGATGATATAAGAGGTTTGATACTGGACTTGACAATGTGA
- a CDS encoding DNA polymerase III subunit delta': MDFKNIVGQKEVLNALTSLIKNDRVGHAYVFSGSRGIGKRTVAGIFAGMLLCRDPGPDGSCGDCMACRMYENRSNPDFYAIGMDDSNIGVDDIRKMQSDVIIRPLYSNKKVYLISNAENMTVQAQNCLLKILEEPPHYAVIILTTSNYNALMETIRSRTLRFSFRKNSFEEVKDVLIRKYGYNKGVDFIASYADGVIGSALELAGSDEFRELREKTVEIVLKMAREGKLVHIFEIYDFFETNKGSIDTILDIMGMLYRDFLVVKKTGKENILINSDKKDMILSNVSGFTEQKLARNVQEIETARKQIKQNVNYQLSVEVMLMKLL, translated from the coding sequence GTGGATTTTAAAAATATAGTAGGGCAAAAAGAGGTTTTAAATGCTTTGACAAGCCTAATAAAAAATGACAGGGTTGGACATGCTTATGTATTCAGTGGATCCAGGGGAATTGGCAAAAGGACTGTAGCAGGGATTTTTGCCGGTATGCTTTTGTGCAGGGACCCGGGGCCGGATGGGAGCTGTGGAGACTGCATGGCCTGCAGGATGTATGAAAACAGATCAAACCCTGATTTTTATGCTATCGGAATGGATGATTCAAATATTGGTGTAGATGATATAAGAAAAATGCAGAGTGATGTAATCATCAGGCCGCTTTATTCAAACAAAAAGGTATACCTGATTTCGAATGCCGAGAACATGACGGTGCAGGCCCAGAATTGCCTGCTTAAAATACTTGAGGAGCCTCCGCACTATGCAGTTATCATCCTTACTACATCAAACTATAATGCACTGATGGAGACAATCCGGTCGAGAACCCTAAGATTCAGTTTCAGGAAGAACTCCTTTGAAGAGGTTAAAGATGTCTTAATAAGAAAGTATGGATATAATAAAGGAGTAGATTTTATTGCTTCTTATGCTGACGGGGTTATCGGGTCTGCCTTAGAATTGGCTGGATCTGATGAGTTCCGGGAACTCAGGGAAAAAACTGTAGAAATTGTATTGAAAATGGCCAGAGAAGGAAAACTGGTGCATATTTTCGAAATCTATGATTTTTTTGAAACAAATAAAGGAAGCATAGATACCATACTTGATATAATGGGTATGCTATACAGGGATTTTCTGGTGGTGAAGAAGACCGGAAAAGAAAACATATTGATTAATTCTGACAAAAAGGATATGATATTAAGTAATGTGTCCGGATTCACCGAGCAAAAGCTTGCCCGGAATGTACAGGAAATAGAGACTGCAAGGAAGCAAATAAAACAGAATGTAAACTATCAGCTTTCTGTCGAAGTAATGCTTATGAAATTGCTTTAG
- a CDS encoding stage 0 sporulation family protein, with the protein MVKVVGVRFKKAGKIYYFDPGDLEIELNSNAIVETARGIEFGLVVVPNREVPDEEIVAPLKKVIRVATNEDRQHAAENDKKEKEAFNVCLQKIKDHNLNMKLIDVEYTFDNNKVLFYFTADGRVDFRELVKDLAAVFKTRIELRQIGVRDESKMMGGIGVCGRVLCCKSFLGEFQPVSIKMAKEQGLSLNPTKISGTCGRLMCCLKYEQDAYEEALGRVPKVGAIVDTPEGQGTIMAVSLLKEIVKVKLDKGNETDLKLYKSDEIKVIKDVSHDEDADIDIEVLKQLED; encoded by the coding sequence ATGGTTAAGGTAGTAGGAGTAAGATTCAAGAAGGCGGGAAAAATATATTATTTTGATCCCGGTGACTTGGAAATTGAATTAAACTCAAACGCTATAGTTGAAACTGCCAGAGGTATTGAATTCGGACTTGTTGTTGTACCAAACAGGGAAGTTCCCGATGAAGAGATAGTGGCTCCTTTGAAAAAAGTTATCAGAGTAGCAACAAATGAAGACAGGCAGCATGCTGCTGAAAATGATAAAAAGGAGAAGGAAGCATTTAATGTTTGCCTTCAGAAAATAAAAGACCACAATCTTAACATGAAGCTCATAGATGTAGAGTATACATTTGATAATAACAAGGTTTTATTCTATTTTACAGCAGATGGAAGGGTTGACTTCAGGGAGCTTGTAAAGGATCTTGCTGCTGTTTTCAAGACCAGGATAGAACTCAGGCAGATAGGTGTCAGAGATGAATCTAAAATGATGGGTGGTATAGGGGTCTGTGGAAGAGTCCTTTGTTGCAAATCCTTCCTTGGAGAGTTTCAGCCTGTATCAATAAAGATGGCGAAAGAACAGGGGCTTTCTTTAAACCCAACCAAGATTTCCGGAACATGCGGTAGATTGATGTGCTGCCTGAAATATGAACAGGATGCATATGAAGAGGCTCTTGGGAGAGTGCCGAAGGTAGGGGCTATAGTCGATACGCCTGAGGGACAGGGGACAATAATGGCAGTAAGCTTACTGAAAGAAATAGTGAAAGTTAAGCTTGATAAGGGAAATGAGACTGACCTTAAATTGTATAAATCTGATGAGATAAAGGTAATTAAAGATGTTTCCCACGATGAAGACGCTGACATTGATATTGAAGTTTTGAAACAATTGGAAGATTAA
- a CDS encoding 4Fe-4S binding protein yields MAYFITDACISCGACEPECPVSCISAGDSVYVIDENACIDCGACANVCPVDAPQQK; encoded by the coding sequence ATGGCATACTTTATAACTGATGCTTGTATCAGCTGTGGCGCTTGTGAACCTGAGTGCCCTGTATCATGTATTTCTGCGGGTGACAGCGTATATGTTATTGATGAAAATGCATGCATAGACTGCGGAGCTTGTGCAAATGTTTGTCCGGTTGATGCTCCACAACAGAAGTAA
- a CDS encoding tRNA1(Val) (adenine(37)-N6)-methyltransferase has protein sequence MFTLDIELQRNERIDDLQYKGLKLIQKADGFCFGVDAVLLANFVDVKKGDNVIDLGSGTGIISILVAGKTEAASVTGLEIQQEMAEMAGRSVDINQLQNRVKIVCGDLRDSLEYFGASKYNVVVTNPPYMNRGGGLVNPADSKAISRHEIMCTLEDVIRVSSKLLVPGGQFAMVHRPDRLVDIICLMRQFGIEPKFIRFVHPSPYKKANILLIKGTRGGKPQLRMMEPLYVYDENGKYSEEINEIYSRSK, from the coding sequence GTGTTTACTTTGGATATAGAATTACAGAGGAATGAAAGAATTGATGATCTGCAATATAAAGGCTTAAAACTAATCCAAAAAGCTGATGGGTTTTGCTTTGGGGTTGACGCAGTATTACTGGCTAATTTTGTTGATGTCAAAAAAGGTGATAATGTGATAGACCTGGGCTCTGGAACCGGAATTATTTCCATACTGGTTGCGGGGAAGACGGAAGCAGCATCTGTTACGGGATTGGAGATTCAACAGGAGATGGCTGAAATGGCCGGCAGGAGCGTAGACATAAATCAGCTCCAGAATAGAGTTAAAATAGTTTGCGGTGATTTGCGGGACAGTCTGGAATACTTTGGGGCATCAAAATATAATGTTGTCGTTACTAACCCGCCATATATGAACCGGGGAGGCGGACTGGTAAACCCCGCGGATTCCAAAGCAATTTCGAGACATGAGATAATGTGCACACTTGAAGATGTGATCAGGGTAAGCAGCAAGCTGCTTGTTCCTGGTGGGCAGTTTGCCATGGTACACAGGCCGGACAGGCTGGTCGATATTATTTGCCTGATGAGGCAGTTTGGGATAGAGCCTAAATTTATCAGGTTTGTCCATCCGTCACCGTATAAAAAAGCCAACATACTTCTGATAAAGGGTACAAGGGGAGGCAAGCCACAGCTTAGGATGATGGAGCCCTTATATGTATATGACGAAAACGGAAAATACTCGGAAGAGATAAATGAGATATATAGCAGGAGTAAATAG
- the rsmI gene encoding 16S rRNA (cytidine(1402)-2'-O)-methyltransferase, giving the protein MGMIDNNDSKGVKGTLYLVATPIGNLEDITLRALRVLKEVDIIAAEDTRQTIKLLNHFEIKKPLVSYYEHNKIEKGNFLIGQLLEGKKIALVSDAGTPGISDPGEDLVKLAIENGIIATMIPGPVAAVTGLVISGLPAGRFVFEGFIPVNKRARKERISSLKGETRTIILYEAPHKLIYTLKDLFDELGDRRIALARELTKRFEEIIRCSLSEAINKYTDEPPKGEFVLIIEGVDESILLEGRRAKWEDMSLQEHLDMYMSQGMDKKDALKKVAADRGLSKRDVYNSLL; this is encoded by the coding sequence ATGGGAATGATAGACAATAATGATTCAAAAGGAGTGAAAGGCACTCTTTATCTGGTGGCAACTCCTATAGGGAATCTTGAAGATATTACATTAAGAGCTTTGAGGGTCTTGAAGGAAGTGGATATTATAGCGGCAGAAGATACCAGGCAGACAATAAAACTGCTTAATCACTTTGAAATAAAGAAGCCTTTGGTCAGCTACTATGAGCATAACAAAATAGAAAAAGGAAATTTTCTGATTGGGCAATTGCTGGAAGGGAAAAAAATTGCGCTGGTATCAGATGCCGGTACTCCTGGAATATCTGATCCCGGAGAGGATCTTGTGAAGCTGGCCATAGAAAATGGAATAATTGCTACTATGATTCCGGGGCCTGTTGCAGCTGTTACCGGACTTGTGATATCCGGACTGCCGGCCGGCAGGTTTGTTTTTGAAGGATTTATTCCCGTAAATAAAAGGGCAAGGAAAGAAAGGATCAGCAGTCTTAAGGGAGAGACAAGAACAATAATATTGTATGAAGCTCCTCATAAACTGATATATACTCTAAAGGATTTGTTTGATGAGCTGGGCGACCGGAGGATCGCACTTGCAAGAGAGTTGACAAAAAGATTTGAGGAAATAATCAGATGCAGTCTTTCTGAAGCAATTAACAAGTATACCGACGAACCTCCCAAAGGTGAATTTGTGTTAATTATTGAGGGTGTTGATGAAAGTATCCTTTTGGAAGGCAGGAGAGCAAAATGGGAAGATATGAGTTTGCAGGAGCACTTGGACATGTACATGTCACAGGGAATGGATAAAAAAGATGCGTTAAAGAAGGTAGCTGCTGACAGGGGACTAAGTAAGCGCGATGTTTACAATAGCCTTTTGTAA
- a CDS encoding AbrB/MazE/SpoVT family DNA-binding domain-containing protein, whose amino-acid sequence MKSTGIVRKVDELGRVVLPIELRRTLDIAEKDALEIYVDGATIILKKYEPACIFCGDAKDVTVYKGKNICPNCMKELKK is encoded by the coding sequence ATGAAATCTACCGGTATAGTAAGAAAAGTTGATGAATTGGGAAGAGTAGTTCTCCCTATAGAATTGAGAAGAACTTTGGATATTGCTGAGAAGGATGCTTTAGAAATTTATGTCGATGGAGCAACAATTATCCTTAAGAAATATGAGCCAGCTTGTATATTCTGCGGAGATGCAAAAGATGTAACAGTATATAAAGGAAAAAACATCTGCCCTAATTGCATGAAAGAATTAAAGAAATAA
- a CDS encoding nucleoside recognition protein produces the protein MLNYIWVGMILIGFTVGIFNGRIDAVTQAAMGSAKNAVELCVGLLGIMCLWTGLMSIAEKSGLIQYISKIVRPAMAFLFPGIPCKHPALGSVVMNLVANFLGLGNAATPLGLKAMSELQKINPNKDTASNAMCMFLVLNTSAVQLVPATVIAIRHQYNSANASEIIGTVWIASACAMTVGIIAAKIFSSASRRDGICR, from the coding sequence ATGCTCAACTATATATGGGTCGGAATGATTTTAATTGGATTTACAGTAGGTATTTTTAACGGAAGAATTGATGCTGTTACACAGGCTGCAATGGGGTCTGCAAAAAATGCCGTGGAGCTTTGTGTCGGATTGCTGGGTATAATGTGCTTATGGACCGGGTTAATGAGTATAGCTGAGAAAAGCGGATTGATTCAGTACATATCAAAAATAGTACGTCCTGCTATGGCTTTTCTATTTCCGGGGATTCCTTGCAAGCATCCTGCACTAGGCTCTGTAGTAATGAATCTTGTAGCAAATTTTCTTGGTCTGGGAAATGCGGCTACCCCTCTAGGGCTAAAAGCAATGAGTGAACTTCAGAAAATTAATCCGAACAAAGATACAGCTTCCAATGCCATGTGTATGTTCCTGGTCCTAAATACCTCTGCTGTCCAACTAGTGCCTGCTACTGTGATTGCTATCCGCCACCAGTACAATTCTGCAAATGCCTCAGAAATCATAGGAACTGTGTGGATTGCATCAGCATGTGCAATGACTGTAGGAATTATTGCAGCAAAAATATTTTCATCGGCTAGCAGGAGAGACGGGATATGCAGATAG
- a CDS encoding spore maturation protein, which translates to MQIVKILSDYAIATIFLVILSLGMYREIKVYDVFVDGAKEGITTVIRIIPPLVGLMVAIGVFRASGALDLLIHAVSPITKMLGIPSQALPLALLRPISGSASLALVSDIIKTNGPDSFIGRLVSTMMGSTETIFYTLAVYFGSVGIKNIRYTLAAALMADAASVLASVWICTMVFGK; encoded by the coding sequence ATGCAGATAGTAAAAATACTTTCTGATTATGCGATCGCTACCATATTTCTTGTAATACTTTCACTGGGTATGTATAGAGAAATCAAGGTATATGATGTATTTGTCGACGGAGCTAAGGAAGGAATAACAACTGTTATAAGAATTATTCCGCCGCTGGTAGGTTTGATGGTGGCAATTGGAGTATTTAGAGCCTCAGGAGCTTTGGACTTGTTAATACATGCGGTCAGCCCCATAACCAAAATGCTGGGGATTCCATCCCAAGCATTGCCCCTTGCTTTGCTGAGGCCTATATCAGGAAGCGCATCCCTTGCCTTGGTGTCCGATATTATAAAGACAAATGGGCCTGATTCCTTTATCGGAAGATTGGTTTCTACCATGATGGGATCGACTGAAACGATATTTTATACACTTGCAGTGTATTTTGGCTCAGTAGGGATCAAGAATATAAGATACACATTGGCAGCGGCATTAATGGCGGATGCGGCGAGTGTGCTTGCATCAGTATGGATATGCACGATGGTCTTCGGAAAATGA
- a CDS encoding polyprenyl synthetase family protein — MLQQNHALSLEGSRFDTESIEYIEIVERELFSILSDSKGPIREMCHHIMKAGGKRIRPLLVLRSGLAFSQQSDELIYAAAAAELIHMASLVHDDIIDESPLRRNKPSINQVWGNHYAVLCGDYLFAKAFGILSSNRLMRSMDYMVRAIESMCQGEILQAGDRFNSNVSMKSYYERISKKTAIFLECCCRSGASVAGTDSSGSKIIGEYGLNIGLAFQIIDDILDFCGDENIMGKPKGEDLRQGIITMPMIFLQRDNKYRMWISQLMRNKKITDKEINEICFELNRTGCIKECFKVAEAHINKAKYCIRCIPGNEHTDFLNNLADVLGERIN; from the coding sequence ATGTTACAGCAAAACCATGCTTTAAGTTTGGAAGGTTCAAGGTTTGATACAGAGAGTATTGAATATATTGAAATAGTAGAAAGAGAACTTTTTAGTATATTGTCAGATAGTAAAGGACCTATAAGGGAAATGTGCCATCACATCATGAAGGCAGGAGGTAAAAGGATAAGGCCTCTTCTTGTGTTGAGAAGCGGACTGGCTTTTTCACAACAGAGTGATGAGCTTATTTACGCAGCAGCAGCGGCTGAATTGATTCATATGGCCTCACTCGTTCACGACGACATCATCGATGAGTCTCCTTTAAGGCGCAATAAGCCTTCTATAAATCAGGTGTGGGGAAATCACTATGCAGTATTGTGTGGTGATTATTTGTTTGCTAAAGCTTTTGGAATACTTTCCAGTAACCGGCTGATGCGGAGTATGGATTATATGGTAAGGGCTATAGAAAGCATGTGCCAGGGAGAAATCCTCCAGGCAGGTGACAGATTTAATAGTAATGTGAGTATGAAATCCTACTATGAGCGTATTTCCAAGAAAACAGCGATTTTTCTGGAATGTTGCTGCAGGTCAGGGGCTTCAGTTGCCGGAACTGACAGTTCCGGCAGCAAAATAATAGGAGAGTATGGCTTAAACATAGGCCTTGCTTTTCAGATAATAGATGATATCCTTGATTTCTGCGGAGATGAAAACATCATGGGGAAGCCTAAAGGAGAAGATTTGCGTCAGGGCATAATTACAATGCCCATGATATTCCTACAGCGTGATAACAAATATAGAATGTGGATCAGTCAATTAATGAGGAATAAAAAAATAACGGATAAGGAAATAAATGAAATTTGTTTTGAGCTAAATAGGACTGGCTGTATAAAAGAATGCTTTAAAGTTGCTGAAGCTCACATAAACAAGGCAAAATACTGTATCAGGTGTATCCCAGGAAACGAGCATACAGATTTCCTTAATAATCTTGCTGATGTGCTGGGGGAAAGAATCAATTAA
- a CDS encoding tetraprenyl-beta-curcumene synthase family protein has protein sequence MKIEVRYESGIKLVLKYIKDVFPEVDREIDHWINMCASSDNDLILSSQAQASILHKKFHAQGGCIYSLYPNTDLKKAVKFIVSLQTISDYLDNLCDRAGVYDESAFLQLHLSMLDAVDPDREPSDYYKYYPYKHDNNYLASLVKSCRAQLSELPSYGTVRDSVIRYIRQYSEMQSYKHISKDKREDRLKEWASQYIDTYTDISCWEFSAAAGSTLGVFVLYAVASDPLLTADAVQMINEVYFPWICGLHILLDYYIDSHEDIKTGDLNFTYYYENLKQCEERISFFIDRSLDGCRYLPYPEFHITVVKGLLSMYLSDPKASTGLNKLTSRRLLKKGEENTKFYYALCKILRTFKKL, from the coding sequence TTGAAAATAGAAGTCCGGTATGAAAGTGGTATAAAACTTGTACTAAAATATATAAAAGATGTGTTTCCGGAAGTCGACAGGGAAATTGATCATTGGATTAATATGTGCGCCAGCAGCGATAATGACCTGATTCTTAGCAGTCAGGCACAAGCAAGTATACTACATAAGAAATTCCATGCACAAGGGGGCTGCATATATTCTCTATATCCTAACACTGACCTGAAAAAGGCAGTAAAATTCATAGTATCATTACAAACTATAAGCGATTATCTTGATAATCTATGTGACAGGGCCGGAGTTTACGATGAATCCGCTTTTCTTCAACTCCATCTCTCCATGCTTGATGCTGTAGATCCTGACCGTGAACCGAGTGATTATTACAAATACTACCCATACAAGCACGACAATAATTATCTTGCTTCACTGGTGAAATCCTGCAGAGCACAGCTGTCGGAGTTGCCGTCATATGGCACCGTAAGGGATTCTGTTATCAGGTATATCCGGCAATACTCTGAAATGCAGTCTTACAAACATATTTCAAAAGACAAGAGAGAAGACAGACTAAAGGAATGGGCAAGTCAGTATATTGATACATATACCGATATATCATGCTGGGAATTTTCTGCTGCTGCAGGATCAACGCTAGGTGTCTTCGTACTATATGCCGTAGCTTCCGACCCCCTTCTTACAGCAGATGCTGTTCAGATGATCAATGAAGTTTATTTCCCCTGGATTTGCGGTTTGCATATACTGCTGGATTATTATATCGATTCTCATGAAGACATTAAGACAGGAGATCTAAATTTCACGTATTATTATGAAAATCTGAAACAATGTGAAGAACGTATCAGCTTTTTTATAGACCGCTCACTTGATGGCTGCAGATACCTGCCTTACCCGGAGTTCCATATTACAGTAGTAAAAGGGCTTCTTTCCATGTATCTGTCCGATCCGAAAGCCTCAACGGGTCTTAACAAATTAACCAGCAGAAGATTACTAAAAAAGGGTGAAGAAAATACAAAATTTTATTATGCTCTATGTAAAATTCTCAGAACATTCAAAAAATTATAG
- the metG gene encoding methionine--tRNA ligase yields the protein MDKKTFYITTPIYYPSDKLHIGHSYTTVAADAISRYKRLKGYDVMFLTGTDEHGQKIQRKAEAKGVTPKQYVDEIVAGITDLWKLMKITNDRFIRTTDKQHEETVQKIFKKLYDQGDIYKSEYEGWYCTPCESFWTKTQLAEGKCPDCGREVELTKEESYFFRLSKYQDKLIKHIEENPDFIQPVSRQNEMLNNFLRPGLEDLAVSRTTFNWGVPVSFDNKHVVYVWIDALSNYITALGYMSEKDEDYKRYWPADVHLVGKEIVRFHTIIWPAMLMALGEPLPKQIFGHGWLLLEGGKMSKSKGNVVDPAILVEKYGLDAIRYYLLREVPFGSDGIFSNEALINRINSDLANDLGNLVSRTVAMIDKYFTGAIPEERAAGDFDEELKKIVMEAPDKVEELMDKLQFSSALAEIWKAVSRTNKYIDETMPWALAKDESNRSRLAEVMYNLAESIRIVSILIQPFMPETPEKIWQQLGIQPGKLTEWDASKTWGVYPSGVTVQKGEVIFPRIDLKKEMEELEKMAGVKETEKIDQQPSKEAKNQEKPGKRNDAEKEKELISIEDFAKIDLRVAKVLDAEKIEGADKLLKLKLEMGSEIRQVVSGIARYYEPKELIGKSILMVANLKPVKLRGIESQGMILAASDDKDLVLATIDKNIGTGSQVR from the coding sequence ATGGACAAAAAAACATTTTATATTACAACACCTATTTACTACCCAAGTGATAAATTACATATCGGACACTCGTATACAACCGTTGCCGCTGATGCAATTTCCAGGTATAAGAGACTGAAGGGTTATGACGTAATGTTTCTTACTGGTACTGACGAGCATGGTCAGAAAATACAGAGGAAGGCTGAAGCTAAGGGTGTGACACCGAAACAATATGTAGATGAAATCGTTGCAGGAATAACAGATTTATGGAAGTTAATGAAAATAACTAATGACCGTTTTATAAGAACTACAGATAAGCAGCATGAAGAAACGGTACAAAAAATATTCAAAAAGCTGTATGATCAGGGGGATATTTATAAAAGTGAGTATGAGGGCTGGTATTGTACTCCATGCGAATCCTTCTGGACTAAAACCCAGCTTGCAGAAGGTAAATGTCCCGACTGCGGCAGAGAAGTTGAATTGACGAAGGAAGAAAGCTACTTTTTCAGACTTTCAAAGTATCAGGATAAACTAATAAAGCATATAGAAGAAAACCCCGATTTTATTCAGCCCGTATCAAGACAGAACGAAATGCTGAACAATTTCTTAAGGCCTGGACTGGAGGATTTGGCCGTTTCCAGAACTACCTTCAACTGGGGCGTACCTGTAAGTTTTGATAATAAGCATGTTGTTTATGTATGGATTGATGCACTCTCAAATTATATAACAGCTCTGGGGTATATGTCTGAAAAAGATGAAGATTATAAGAGGTATTGGCCGGCTGATGTGCATCTTGTTGGGAAAGAGATTGTTCGTTTCCATACCATAATATGGCCTGCTATGCTAATGGCACTTGGAGAGCCTCTGCCGAAGCAGATCTTCGGACATGGCTGGCTGCTGCTGGAAGGTGGCAAGATGTCTAAATCAAAGGGCAACGTGGTTGATCCTGCAATACTTGTTGAAAAGTATGGGTTGGATGCAATAAGGTATTATCTGCTGAGGGAAGTACCCTTTGGTTCCGATGGAATATTCTCAAATGAAGCGTTGATAAACAGAATAAACTCTGATTTAGCAAATGATCTCGGAAACCTTGTAAGCAGGACTGTAGCCATGATAGACAAGTATTTTACAGGGGCTATACCGGAGGAAAGAGCAGCGGGAGATTTTGATGAAGAGTTGAAGAAAATTGTTATGGAAGCGCCTGATAAGGTTGAGGAACTGATGGATAAGCTTCAATTCAGTTCTGCTCTGGCAGAGATATGGAAAGCAGTGTCCAGAACAAATAAATATATTGATGAAACAATGCCTTGGGCTTTGGCAAAAGATGAATCAAACAGGTCCAGATTGGCTGAAGTAATGTATAATCTGGCGGAGAGTATAAGAATAGTTTCAATACTGATACAACCCTTTATGCCAGAAACCCCGGAAAAGATATGGCAGCAGTTGGGAATACAACCCGGTAAGCTGACAGAATGGGATGCTTCAAAAACTTGGGGGGTATACCCTTCGGGGGTTACCGTACAGAAGGGTGAGGTAATTTTCCCTAGAATTGATTTGAAAAAAGAGATGGAAGAGCTCGAAAAAATGGCAGGGGTCAAAGAAACAGAGAAGATAGACCAGCAGCCTTCCAAAGAAGCTAAGAATCAGGAAAAGCCTGGAAAGCGGAATGATGCAGAGAAGGAAAAAGAACTTATTTCAATCGAGGATTTTGCAAAAATTGATTTGCGGGTAGCAAAAGTACTGGATGCAGAAAAAATAGAGGGAGCGGATAAGCTACTGAAACTTAAACTGGAAATGGGGAGTGAAATCAGACAGGTAGTGTCGGGTATTGCCAGATATTATGAACCTAAGGAGCTGATCGGTAAAAGTATATTAATGGTTGCAAACCTTAAACCCGTCAAATTAAGGGGTATAGAATCTCAAGGGATGATCCTTGCGGCATCGGACGACAAGGACCTTGTGCTGGCGACGATAGATAAAAATATAGGAACTGGATCACAGGTAAGATAA